The following are encoded in a window of Paraburkholderia sp. HP33-1 genomic DNA:
- a CDS encoding Nramp family divalent metal transporter — MDDRVRATSLANLGASTARTALAAQEVLEGRRRGALNLLPFAGPAVVVSVAYMDPGNFATNIQAGARYGYALLWVVLLANLVAMLFQVMSAKLGIVTGKNLAQLCRERFPKPVALLMWAVSEIAAMATDLAEFLGGAIGLALLFHLPLLAGMAITALVTYGLLLFESAGFRPLELAIGALVGVIGLSYLAELFIAPVIWPQVLLHTFSPRLPDKDALTISVGIVGATVMPHTLFLHSGLTQDRVRARTEKERRKLLKFSNIEVLVALSIAGVINMAMVIMAASAFHQGHPEVAEIREAYQTLAPLLGAGAAGVFLMSLIASGVSSSVVGTMAGQMIMQGFVGFRIPLWLRRAITMVPAFAVVALGVDATRALILSQVVLSLALPFPMAALLWFTRCEAVMRGYTNRASMTIIATFAALAVLSFNVVLVLQTFGVGFPGLGG; from the coding sequence ATGGATGATCGCGTCCGGGCGACAAGCCTCGCGAATTTGGGGGCGAGCACCGCCCGTACGGCGCTCGCCGCGCAAGAGGTACTGGAAGGACGCCGCCGCGGTGCGTTGAATCTGCTGCCGTTTGCCGGTCCCGCAGTCGTCGTTTCCGTGGCCTACATGGACCCCGGCAACTTCGCGACGAATATTCAGGCGGGCGCCAGATACGGTTACGCGTTGCTGTGGGTGGTGTTGTTGGCGAACCTTGTGGCCATGTTGTTTCAGGTGATGTCGGCGAAACTTGGCATCGTGACTGGCAAAAACCTCGCGCAATTGTGCCGCGAACGGTTTCCGAAGCCGGTTGCGCTATTGATGTGGGCAGTGAGCGAAATCGCAGCGATGGCCACCGATCTGGCCGAATTTCTTGGCGGCGCAATCGGACTCGCGTTGCTATTTCACCTCCCGTTACTCGCGGGTATGGCCATTACGGCGTTGGTAACGTATGGACTCCTGCTGTTCGAAAGCGCGGGATTTCGGCCTCTCGAACTGGCCATTGGCGCACTGGTGGGCGTCATTGGCCTCTCTTATCTCGCCGAACTGTTCATCGCGCCTGTGATCTGGCCGCAGGTTCTCCTCCATACGTTTTCGCCGCGCTTGCCGGACAAGGATGCGTTGACGATCTCGGTTGGTATCGTCGGCGCGACGGTCATGCCTCATACATTGTTCTTGCACTCGGGACTCACGCAGGATCGCGTGCGTGCACGGACCGAAAAGGAGCGTAGAAAGCTGCTGAAGTTTTCGAACATCGAAGTGCTTGTCGCGCTGAGCATCGCCGGCGTGATCAATATGGCAATGGTGATCATGGCCGCGAGTGCATTCCATCAAGGCCATCCCGAGGTCGCGGAAATCAGGGAGGCCTACCAGACACTCGCGCCACTACTCGGCGCAGGCGCGGCGGGCGTCTTCCTGATGTCTCTGATCGCTTCGGGCGTATCCAGTTCGGTAGTGGGCACCATGGCGGGCCAGATGATCATGCAGGGGTTTGTCGGCTTTCGAATTCCGCTGTGGTTGCGCAGAGCCATCACAATGGTCCCCGCATTCGCAGTGGTAGCGCTCGGCGTCGACGCGACCCGTGCGCTGATCCTGAGTCAGGTGGTATTGAGTCTCGCGCTGCCGTTTCCGATGGCGGCCTTGCTGTGGTTCACGCGTTGCGAAGCGGTGATGCGCGGCTATACGAATCGCGCCTCGATGACAATCATCGCCACGTTCGCCGCGCTGGCGGTTTTATCGTTCAACGTCGTGCTGGTGCTGCAAACGTTCGGTGTTGGATTTCCCGGTTTGGGGGGCTGA
- a CDS encoding molecular chaperone GroEL, whose protein sequence is MPNIMLHDDEARMALGRGIAKLARAVRGTLGPRGMNAIIDRPIGTPIISRDGVSIASEIELEDPFENIGAQVVREVARQTNEVAGDGTTTATVLADALVQDGLACLAQGANPVELVQGLELAVNEAIDSLKRAATPLRSSDEVRAVAVVAANDEFTGKLVAEALERVGADGIVDVEYGNTVETRLEVVDGMAFDRGYLSHHMVTDIERMQVVLDNPLILMTDQRLQSQDEVAVLQALATHSKRPLLIIAEEVAPACVMALLAWRDNGGMPVAAIHPPEYGHWRKAMLEDIAIVTGGKVVARDLGGKLQATQLSDLGSARQVRISSNQTIITAGSGDPAAVAARRQQVTRQYEMAPENVERDKFQVRLAKLSGGTALILAGGATPVEQKRRLHLIDDAIHAARAAIAEGVVPGGGMALLRVASELEGVIARSHGSVQQGARLLQAALAKPLFHIATNCGLDGTAMVSEAVRAKPGMGLDARRGAFVNLAEAGIIDPVKVSYSAVRNAASVAGLILTTQTLIAKKPETIDPTAGPALGAGAERLGRP, encoded by the coding sequence ATGCCGAATATCATGCTGCATGACGACGAGGCGCGCATGGCGCTAGGTCGAGGCATTGCGAAACTCGCCAGGGCAGTCCGAGGCACGCTCGGCCCGCGCGGAATGAACGCAATCATCGACCGGCCGATCGGCACGCCGATCATTTCGCGCGACGGTGTCAGCATTGCCAGTGAGATCGAACTCGAAGATCCGTTCGAGAATATCGGCGCGCAGGTCGTGCGCGAAGTGGCGAGGCAAACCAACGAAGTCGCCGGCGACGGTACGACCACCGCGACTGTTCTCGCGGACGCACTGGTGCAGGACGGTCTCGCCTGTCTCGCGCAAGGCGCAAACCCGGTTGAACTGGTGCAAGGCCTGGAACTTGCCGTCAACGAGGCAATCGACTCGCTCAAGCGCGCTGCGACGCCCCTGCGCAGCAGTGACGAAGTGCGCGCCGTAGCGGTGGTGGCGGCCAACGACGAGTTCACCGGGAAGCTGGTGGCTGAGGCGTTGGAGCGAGTGGGCGCCGACGGGATTGTCGATGTGGAGTACGGCAACACCGTCGAAACCCGTCTTGAGGTCGTGGACGGGATGGCGTTCGATCGAGGCTACCTGTCTCACCACATGGTGACGGACATCGAGAGAATGCAGGTGGTGCTGGACAACCCGCTCATTCTGATGACCGACCAGCGGCTGCAATCACAGGACGAAGTCGCGGTGCTTCAGGCGCTTGCGACTCATAGCAAACGGCCGCTACTGATCATTGCCGAAGAGGTCGCGCCAGCCTGCGTGATGGCGTTGCTGGCGTGGCGCGACAACGGCGGCATGCCCGTGGCGGCGATTCATCCACCGGAGTACGGGCACTGGCGCAAGGCGATGCTCGAGGACATCGCCATCGTTACCGGTGGCAAGGTCGTTGCCCGCGACCTCGGCGGGAAACTGCAAGCCACGCAATTGAGCGACCTCGGCAGCGCGCGCCAGGTGCGCATCTCCTCGAACCAGACCATCATCACGGCCGGCAGCGGCGATCCGGCGGCGGTAGCGGCACGCCGTCAGCAGGTGACGCGCCAGTACGAAATGGCGCCGGAGAACGTTGAGCGCGACAAGTTTCAGGTGCGCCTTGCGAAACTGTCGGGCGGCACCGCGCTGATTCTCGCGGGTGGCGCGACCCCGGTCGAACAGAAGCGTCGGCTGCATCTGATCGACGATGCGATTCACGCGGCGCGCGCGGCGATCGCCGAAGGCGTCGTGCCGGGTGGTGGCATGGCCCTGTTGCGGGTCGCATCCGAACTCGAGGGCGTCATTGCTCGTAGTCATGGCAGCGTGCAGCAAGGCGCGCGGCTCTTGCAGGCAGCGTTGGCCAAGCCGCTCTTTCACATCGCGACGAATTGCGGCCTCGACGGGACTGCGATGGTAAGCGAAGCGGTGCGGGCGAAACCCGGCATGGGTCTCGACGCACGTCGTGGCGCATTCGTGAACCTGGCCGAAGCAGGCATCATCGATCCGGTCAAGGTCAGTTACAGCGCGGTGCGCAATGCGGCCTCGGTAGCAGGGTTGATTCTCACCACCCAGACGCTGATCGCGAAGAAACCGGAGACGATCGATCCGACCGCCGGACCGGCGCTGGGCGCTGGCGCCGAACGGCTTGGCCGTCCATAG
- a CDS encoding iron-sulfur cluster assembly protein: MSKGASSRVAEVWSRLEAVSDPELDEPVTELGFVTAVEVDDGCVSIGFRLPTYWCAANFAYLMADDMRRAIMVLPWVTNITITLDEHMYATEINRGVAAGHTFQQTFGSEANGEVEDVRRIFLVKAFQRRQEALLSWLLAQGSDPAMLVRLSMAQLSTLADASTDDGKTRRLVARYRERRFVVGLCPDEAAQEDEPAFIDTQGAPLNPDGLGAYLRALRRVGVNAEFNGALCRGLLAARYGESCASAQTVEIKPVHFVRTGGVKPQAPFAPAREASSAAE, translated from the coding sequence GTGTCGAAGGGCGCTTCGAGCCGGGTTGCCGAGGTCTGGTCCCGGCTCGAGGCGGTGTCCGACCCGGAACTCGACGAGCCGGTGACGGAGCTGGGTTTCGTCACCGCAGTGGAGGTCGATGACGGCTGTGTATCGATCGGCTTCCGCTTGCCGACCTACTGGTGCGCGGCCAACTTCGCGTACCTGATGGCGGACGACATGCGACGAGCGATCATGGTCCTGCCGTGGGTGACGAACATCACGATCACACTCGACGAGCATATGTATGCCACCGAGATCAATCGAGGTGTAGCCGCTGGACACACGTTCCAGCAGACCTTTGGCAGCGAGGCCAATGGCGAGGTGGAAGACGTACGGCGCATTTTCCTCGTCAAGGCTTTCCAGCGGCGGCAGGAGGCGCTTTTGAGTTGGCTGCTGGCACAAGGCAGCGACCCTGCGATGCTGGTTCGGCTGAGCATGGCGCAGCTGTCGACGTTAGCAGACGCGAGCACGGACGATGGGAAAACCCGGCGCCTTGTCGCGCGCTATCGGGAACGGCGTTTTGTAGTGGGCCTCTGTCCCGACGAAGCAGCGCAGGAGGATGAACCGGCTTTTATCGACACGCAAGGTGCTCCGCTGAATCCGGACGGACTGGGGGCGTACCTGCGCGCGTTGCGAAGAGTCGGTGTCAATGCCGAATTCAACGGCGCGCTATGCCGCGGTCTTCTGGCTGCGCGCTATGGCGAAAGCTGCGCCTCGGCGCAAACGGTCGAGATCAAACCGGTGCACTTCGTCCGCACTGGCGGCGTGAAGCCTCAGGCTCCATTCGCGCCGGCACGAGAGGCGTCTAGCGCAGCAGAGTAA
- a CDS encoding amidohydrolase family protein has product MYRTADGEEIFIIDGHVHLWDGSKANIKNVHGQQFIDCFYAYHSNLSPKEYLWPKEKFDKYGEEAMYNDLFVTGYDDMAICQPTYLTDFYKNGFNTTEANYVLKKKYPNRFIVNGAFDPRDGEAGLDHLEELAALYKIQGVKLYTAEWRGDSKGYKLSDPSAQRFFERCEKLGIKNIHVHKGPTILPLNRDAFDVADVDDAATSFQNLNFIVEHCGLPRLDDFCWIATQETNVYGGLAVVLPFIHTRPEYFAHVISELLFWIGEDKILYGSDYGIWSPKWLIEKFMAFELPESVSKETGVQLSLTAKKKILGLNAARLYGIDVEAQKTQLEDVRHSAAVGA; this is encoded by the coding sequence ATGTATCGAACCGCGGACGGAGAAGAAATCTTCATCATCGACGGGCACGTTCATCTATGGGACGGCAGCAAGGCCAACATCAAAAACGTGCACGGCCAGCAATTCATCGACTGCTTCTACGCGTATCACTCGAACCTGAGCCCCAAGGAGTATTTGTGGCCCAAAGAAAAGTTCGACAAATACGGCGAAGAAGCGATGTACAACGACCTGTTCGTCACGGGTTATGACGACATGGCGATCTGCCAGCCGACCTATTTGACGGACTTCTACAAGAACGGCTTCAACACGACCGAGGCCAACTATGTGTTGAAGAAAAAGTATCCGAACCGCTTTATCGTCAACGGCGCGTTCGATCCCCGCGATGGGGAAGCGGGACTCGATCATCTCGAGGAACTCGCGGCACTCTACAAGATTCAGGGCGTCAAGCTGTACACGGCGGAATGGCGCGGCGACAGCAAGGGCTACAAGCTGTCGGACCCCAGCGCGCAACGCTTTTTTGAACGCTGCGAGAAGCTGGGGATCAAGAACATCCACGTCCACAAGGGGCCGACGATTCTGCCGCTGAATCGCGACGCGTTCGACGTCGCCGATGTCGACGATGCTGCAACCAGTTTCCAGAACCTGAATTTCATTGTCGAGCACTGCGGTTTGCCGCGCCTCGACGACTTCTGCTGGATCGCCACCCAGGAGACGAACGTCTACGGCGGTCTTGCCGTCGTGCTGCCGTTTATCCATACACGGCCTGAGTACTTCGCGCATGTGATCTCGGAACTGCTGTTCTGGATCGGCGAGGACAAGATCCTTTATGGCAGTGACTATGGCATCTGGTCGCCGAAATGGCTGATCGAAAAGTTCATGGCCTTCGAATTGCCCGAGTCCGTCAGTAAGGAAACCGGCGTCCAGTTGTCGCTGACGGCCAAGAAGAAGATCCTTGGACTCAACGCGGCGCGCTTGTATGGCATCGACGTCGAAGCGCAAAAGACACAGCTGGAGGACGTTCGGCACTCGGCAGCGGTTGGCGCATGA
- a CDS encoding MmoB/DmpM family protein — translation MSVHTANIFKSMKDVRFEQTISHQCGVTMNDSVEARAIAELMSTKPGITVTYLPAMIRIDGQGKIEFRMSEISEVLGREMTPHLFEISTSTHYGRMVMIDDETVVLFGNMDDAMAYE, via the coding sequence ATGTCAGTGCATACAGCCAATATTTTCAAGTCGATGAAAGATGTCCGCTTCGAACAGACCATCTCGCATCAATGTGGTGTGACGATGAACGACAGCGTCGAGGCCCGGGCGATTGCCGAGCTGATGTCTACCAAACCCGGCATTACGGTGACCTATCTGCCCGCGATGATCCGCATCGACGGACAGGGCAAGATCGAGTTCAGGATGAGCGAAATCAGCGAAGTGCTAGGCCGCGAGATGACGCCGCATCTGTTCGAGATCTCCACCTCGACCCATTACGGGCGAATGGTGATGATCGATGACGAGACGGTCGTGCTGTTCGGCAATATGGATGACGCGATGGCTTACGAGTGA
- a CDS encoding aromatic/alkene monooxygenase hydroxylase subunit beta: MSTLAEQSPVKSGAAGAAQFVGWDSRKYNYFEPKGRKASHYEDMTVDVQPDPNRYLLQDWILSFADGTPTYSQTWTAAKCSDWHKFRAVDEEWERTHYQRQSTIVGMITGAIQNARRSGAVKRFDKTWIKVLEAHLGAYKHAEFGLGTATMHAQRYGYTQMINSAILTNASYKLRFAQDLTLYLGEIALDLPNLDLDAGKQHWLTDPIWQDTRLAVETIGGVSDFLEKYFAVNIVFEPLVADLFRSGFIMQVAAAQNDFLTPTVVSAAEGDYERNLANAVELFHMLANDPQHGDANRKLFAEWLEKHGVLALAAAQRLQPIWSIPHVKTAQFNDCLDSAIERAEMIAREIGVHFPSSVHA, translated from the coding sequence ATGAGTACGTTGGCAGAGCAGTCGCCAGTGAAGTCGGGCGCGGCCGGCGCAGCCCAGTTTGTCGGCTGGGACAGTCGCAAGTACAACTACTTCGAACCGAAGGGACGCAAGGCGAGCCACTACGAAGACATGACGGTGGATGTCCAGCCCGACCCGAACCGGTATCTGCTGCAAGACTGGATCCTTTCATTCGCTGACGGAACGCCGACGTATTCGCAAACCTGGACGGCGGCCAAATGCTCGGACTGGCACAAGTTCCGCGCTGTCGACGAGGAGTGGGAGCGCACGCATTACCAGCGTCAGTCGACCATCGTTGGCATGATCACCGGCGCGATCCAGAACGCGCGGCGCTCGGGCGCAGTAAAGCGCTTCGACAAGACGTGGATCAAGGTGCTTGAAGCGCATCTGGGCGCATACAAGCATGCTGAGTTCGGTTTGGGAACGGCAACGATGCATGCGCAGCGTTACGGCTATACCCAGATGATCAATAGCGCCATCCTGACGAACGCGTCGTACAAGCTGCGCTTCGCTCAGGACCTGACGCTTTACCTGGGTGAGATCGCCCTGGATCTCCCGAATCTCGACCTCGATGCGGGCAAGCAGCACTGGCTGACCGACCCAATCTGGCAGGACACGCGCCTGGCGGTGGAAACCATTGGCGGAGTCAGCGATTTTCTCGAGAAGTACTTCGCGGTGAACATCGTATTCGAGCCCCTCGTCGCGGATCTGTTTCGCAGCGGATTCATCATGCAGGTTGCCGCCGCGCAAAACGATTTTCTGACGCCGACTGTCGTGTCCGCGGCGGAAGGCGACTACGAGCGCAATCTGGCCAATGCCGTCGAGCTTTTCCACATGCTCGCCAACGATCCGCAGCACGGTGACGCCAATCGCAAGCTGTTTGCCGAATGGCTCGAAAAGCACGGCGTGCTGGCCCTGGCCGCAGCGCAGCGGTTGCAGCCGATCTGGTCGATTCCGCATGTGAAGACGGCCCAGTTCAACGACTGTCTGGATAGCGCGATAGAGCGGGCGGAGATGATCGCCAGAGAAATCGGCGTTCATTTTCCCTCGTCGGTCCATGCCTGA
- a CDS encoding NADH:ubiquinone reductase (Na(+)-transporting) subunit F, whose amino-acid sequence MADKGDDEIFHTVYFEPVGVQMSVAEGETVLDAAFRQGIAVMHGCKEGQCSSCKSLLLEGDVELKKYSTFALPDYERESGHILLCRTLAYSDLTVELLNYDEDLMRRSIAVSEYDATLTKITALTHDIRLLEVSLSRPLRFWAGQYVDLTIPGAGITRSFSMANTPDGQKTLQFIIKKYPNGAFSSRLDGGLNPGDRLIAKGPYGTCFRREDQPGPMVLVGGGSGMSPLWSILNDHVQSGEERPIRFFYGARSRRDLFYLDEFADLEQKLPNFRFIPALSNAEPDDGWMGETGFIHEVVSRTLREEALAGEIDAYACGPAPMIEAVMPVLQMAGVAPERLYFDKFTQAVR is encoded by the coding sequence ATGGCGGACAAAGGCGACGACGAGATATTCCATACCGTTTACTTCGAGCCGGTCGGTGTGCAGATGTCGGTAGCGGAAGGCGAGACCGTGCTCGATGCCGCGTTTCGCCAGGGCATCGCGGTCATGCATGGATGCAAGGAGGGACAGTGCAGCAGTTGCAAGTCGCTGCTGCTCGAAGGCGATGTCGAACTGAAGAAATATTCGACGTTCGCACTGCCCGACTACGAACGCGAATCGGGCCATATCCTGCTATGCCGAACGCTCGCCTACAGCGATCTGACCGTCGAGCTGCTGAATTACGACGAAGACCTGATGCGCCGCTCGATTGCGGTCAGCGAATATGACGCAACACTCACGAAGATCACGGCGCTCACGCACGACATCAGGTTGCTGGAAGTGAGCTTGTCGAGGCCGTTGCGCTTTTGGGCCGGACAGTATGTCGACCTGACGATTCCGGGCGCGGGCATCACGCGATCGTTCTCGATGGCCAATACGCCTGACGGCCAAAAGACGCTGCAATTCATCATCAAGAAGTATCCCAACGGGGCATTCTCGTCGCGACTCGACGGCGGCTTGAATCCAGGCGACAGGCTGATCGCGAAGGGGCCGTACGGTACCTGCTTCCGGCGCGAGGACCAGCCCGGACCGATGGTGCTCGTGGGTGGTGGTTCAGGCATGTCGCCGCTGTGGTCGATCCTCAATGATCACGTGCAAAGCGGCGAAGAGCGCCCGATCCGCTTTTTCTACGGCGCGCGCAGTCGACGCGATCTGTTTTATCTCGACGAGTTCGCGGATCTGGAGCAAAAGCTGCCGAATTTCCGATTTATTCCGGCGCTCTCGAATGCCGAACCGGACGACGGCTGGATGGGCGAGACCGGCTTTATCCACGAAGTGGTCAGCCGCACTTTGCGCGAGGAAGCGCTCGCGGGTGAGATCGACGCTTACGCATGCGGTCCCGCTCCGATGATCGAGGCGGTGATGCCGGTTCTTCAGATGGCTGGCGTCGCACCCGAGCGGCTTTATTTCGACAAGTTCACGCAGGCGGTTCGCTGA
- a CDS encoding aromatic/alkene/methane monooxygenase hydroxylase/oxygenase subunit alpha — protein MSDGLTLNKITSQRGISIGEAARRVADLGWTPSYVQEAMTFPTDYKISKVPRDPMKQVLRSYFPMQEEKDNRVYGALDAALRGDMFRNVEPRWVEWMKLFLAIIPFPEISAARSMSMLGQLAPGEELRTGFTMQMVDEFRHSTIQMNLKKWYMENYIDPAGFDITEAAFGKCYATTIGRQFAEGFLTGDAVTAANVFLQVVAETAFTNTLFVAMPSEAARNGDYALPTVFLSVQSDESRHIGNGHSLLMSIINDPDNHLLLERDLRYAFWQNHAIVDAAIGTFIEYGTTDRDKNKESYAELWHRWIYEDYYRTYMLPLEKYGIKIHHDDVAAAWDRIVKQNYVHKVAQFFSVGWPVNFWRIEAQTEKDFEWFEHKYPGWYAEFGDYWKWYAKKSVPGETNMLFDQENGYVYPHRCWSCLVPCLIREDFVVDEVDGQLYTYCSELCRWTHKVAFAEEYEGRPTPAMGRFSGRRQWEECYHGWDLADCIKDLGFVRSDGKTLVPQPHLRFDDRQMWTLDHVRGYTIQSPLVLLRGMTPEQREKHIAEYRAGFKINPVN, from the coding sequence ATGTCTGATGGATTAACGCTCAACAAGATCACGTCCCAGCGCGGAATCAGCATTGGCGAGGCGGCACGCCGCGTCGCCGATCTCGGCTGGACTCCGAGTTATGTCCAGGAGGCCATGACCTTCCCGACGGACTACAAGATCAGCAAGGTGCCACGCGACCCGATGAAACAGGTGCTGCGCTCTTATTTCCCGATGCAGGAGGAAAAGGATAACCGCGTCTACGGCGCACTCGACGCGGCATTGCGCGGTGACATGTTCCGCAATGTCGAGCCGCGCTGGGTGGAATGGATGAAGCTGTTCCTCGCGATCATTCCGTTCCCCGAGATTTCGGCGGCGCGTTCGATGTCGATGCTTGGCCAGCTTGCGCCCGGAGAAGAACTGCGTACCGGCTTTACGATGCAGATGGTCGATGAGTTCCGGCACTCCACGATCCAGATGAACCTGAAAAAGTGGTACATGGAGAACTATATCGATCCGGCCGGGTTCGATATTACTGAAGCGGCATTTGGCAAGTGCTATGCCACCACGATCGGCCGTCAGTTCGCAGAGGGGTTCCTCACTGGCGATGCAGTCACTGCTGCCAACGTCTTCCTGCAAGTGGTGGCCGAGACGGCGTTCACGAATACGCTGTTTGTCGCGATGCCATCAGAAGCCGCCCGCAACGGCGACTATGCGCTGCCGACGGTGTTCCTTTCAGTGCAGTCGGATGAAAGCCGCCATATCGGCAATGGTCACTCGCTATTGATGTCGATCATCAATGATCCGGACAACCATCTGCTACTGGAGCGTGATCTGCGCTACGCGTTCTGGCAGAACCACGCGATCGTCGACGCCGCGATCGGCACCTTCATCGAGTACGGCACCACGGACCGCGACAAGAACAAGGAATCGTACGCCGAGTTGTGGCACCGGTGGATCTATGAGGATTACTACCGCACCTACATGCTGCCGCTCGAGAAGTACGGCATCAAGATTCACCATGACGATGTCGCTGCCGCCTGGGATCGCATCGTCAAGCAGAACTATGTCCACAAGGTCGCGCAGTTCTTCTCGGTCGGCTGGCCGGTCAACTTCTGGCGCATCGAAGCGCAGACCGAAAAAGACTTCGAATGGTTCGAGCACAAGTACCCGGGCTGGTACGCCGAATTCGGCGACTACTGGAAGTGGTATGCGAAGAAAAGCGTACCGGGCGAAACCAATATGCTGTTCGATCAGGAAAACGGTTACGTGTACCCGCACCGTTGCTGGAGCTGTCTCGTGCCTTGCCTGATTCGGGAAGACTTCGTGGTCGATGAAGTCGACGGCCAACTGTACACGTATTGCTCGGAGCTGTGCCGCTGGACGCATAAGGTCGCGTTCGCGGAGGAATACGAGGGCAGGCCGACTCCGGCGATGGGGCGCTTCAGCGGGCGCCGTCAATGGGAAGAGTGCTACCACGGCTGGGATCTGGCCGATTGCATCAAGGATCTGGGTTTCGTGCGCAGTGACGGCAAGACGCTCGTGCCGCAACCGCATCTACGCTTTGACGACAGGCAGATGTGGACGCTCGACCATGTGCGCGGGTACACGATCCAGAGCCCGCTCGTTTTGCTGCGGGGTATGACGCCGGAACAGCGCGAGAAACACATTGCCGAGTATCGCGCCGGTTTCAAGATCAATCCGGTGAATTGA
- a CDS encoding WD40 repeat domain-containing protein produces the protein MNAPHVLMDLLGACWDVDASVVEVVWDTSGQGAGFALGDGTLALAAGAWEGGPRLKPRESGGVEFVQPQAPPAPLARFAVHAGTCLALAADPAGGFLSGGDDGRLVHLRLDGTSELVAHEAGAWIDRVATSPVSGRCYASGRRVHWLGPKPACLMLPGSATSMAFDPTGTRLAISHHGGVTLWAADTLREHQLAWPGYHRNVAWSPDGRYLVSGMEENALHGWRLPDGADIEMGGYPGQPRSLSFSADGRFLATSGGMRAVCWRFDPPGTDDAPHESGIAGKTPVSVVACHPAHPLIAVGYHSGAVLLCQPGSRDILFIKRSGNSAVSAMAWSPDGQQLALGTEAGELALVFLPDELFRFSRHG, from the coding sequence ATGAACGCGCCGCATGTTCTGATGGATCTGCTTGGGGCGTGTTGGGATGTCGACGCATCCGTCGTCGAAGTCGTGTGGGACACATCGGGGCAAGGTGCTGGATTCGCGCTTGGCGACGGCACGCTTGCGCTCGCCGCCGGTGCGTGGGAGGGCGGACCTCGACTCAAGCCACGCGAGAGCGGCGGCGTCGAATTCGTGCAGCCGCAAGCGCCACCGGCGCCGCTTGCGCGCTTCGCCGTTCATGCGGGCACGTGCCTCGCCCTTGCCGCCGACCCTGCGGGCGGATTCCTCAGCGGCGGAGACGATGGCCGTCTCGTCCATCTGCGTCTCGATGGCACGAGCGAACTCGTCGCGCATGAGGCTGGCGCGTGGATTGACCGCGTGGCCACGAGCCCGGTGAGTGGCCGATGCTATGCGAGCGGCCGCAGGGTTCATTGGCTGGGGCCGAAACCTGCCTGCCTGATGCTACCCGGATCGGCAACCTCCATGGCTTTCGACCCGACCGGTACACGATTGGCGATCTCGCACCACGGTGGCGTCACGCTTTGGGCGGCCGACACACTGCGCGAGCATCAACTTGCGTGGCCGGGCTATCACCGGAACGTGGCGTGGAGTCCGGACGGCCGCTATCTCGTGAGCGGCATGGAGGAGAACGCGCTGCACGGCTGGCGACTTCCAGACGGAGCGGACATCGAAATGGGAGGCTACCCTGGGCAGCCTCGCTCGTTGTCGTTTTCCGCTGACGGTCGTTTTCTCGCCACGAGCGGCGGAATGCGCGCGGTGTGCTGGCGCTTCGATCCGCCCGGCACAGATGACGCGCCGCATGAAAGCGGCATCGCGGGCAAGACGCCGGTAAGCGTGGTGGCCTGCCACCCGGCTCATCCGCTGATTGCAGTCGGCTACCACAGCGGCGCGGTGCTGCTGTGTCAGCCAGGCAGTCGCGACATCCTGTTCATCAAGCGTTCCGGCAACAGTGCGGTAAGCGCGATGGCGTGGTCGCCGGATGGTCAGCAGCTCGCGCTCGGAACCGAGGCGGGCGAGTTAGCGCTGGTGTTTCTGCCGGACGAGCTATTCCGCTTCTCACGCCACGGGTAA